One window of the Takifugu rubripes chromosome 13, fTakRub1.2, whole genome shotgun sequence genome contains the following:
- the rnf128a gene encoding E3 ubiquitin-protein ligase RNF128a: MGKKGQRCLLLWLFLSGLVHSSAAFVFWTAVVDISYTDYNNKTVERKCECGVFGRNSDLATTSGNVALPVGDLNGCGSGPIYSYNNSTPWIALIKRGNCTFSEKIIAAKHQGAAGVVVFNMDGTGNSTSQMSHPETEDVVAIMVGNSLGMEVVKLLRNGTEVAMSIGPGNPHGPWIDTYWLYLISIAFFIVTAASVTYFIFLSASRLYRLNRHRRNEKRLKSAAKKAIRHLQVRTLHKGDEETNSEFHMCAVCIESYKVGDVVTVLTCGHIFHKTCIEPWLLDKRTCPMCKCDILKALGVEDEPKEAFSAQSPPDATVITVTGGEAMYEVPLTDPGSPNPERPQHLYDNRAFEGDSEAVRG, translated from the coding sequence ATGGGTAAGAAGGGACAGCGGTGTCTGCTTCTGTGGCTGTTTTTGTCAGGACTTGTTCACTCGTCAGCTGCCTTCGTGTTTTGGACGGCAGTTGTGGACATAAGCTACACTGACTACAACAACAAGACGGTGGAGAGAAAATGCGAATGTGGGGTGTTTGGTCGCAATTCGGACCTGGCAACGACCTCTGGCAACGTTGCGCTGCCCGTCGGAGACCTCAACGGCTGCGGCTCGGGTCCTATCTACAGCTACAATAACTCCACACCCTGGATCGCTTTGATTAAAAGAGGCAACTGCACCTTCAGCGAGAAGATCATCGCTGCCAAGCACCAAGGGGCGGCTGGCGTGGTGGTGTTCAACATGGATGGCACCGGCAACAGCACCAGTCAGATGTCGCACCCGGAGACAGAGGACGTTGTGGCTATCATGGTCGGCAACAGTCTAGGTATGGAAGTTGTTAAGTTGTTGAGGAACGGGACGGAGGTGGCCATGTCGATTGGACCGGGCAACCCGCACGGCCCCTGGATCGACACGTACTGGCTCTACCTCATCTCCATCGCCTTCTTCATCGTGACAGCGGCCTCGGTCACCTACTTCATATTCCTGTCAGCGAGTCGCCTCTACAGGCTGAACAGGCATCGGCGCAACGAGAAGAGGCTGAAGTCCGCGGCCAAAAAGGCCATCAGACATTTACAGGTGCGCACGCTCCATAAGGGGGACGAGGAGACAAACTCCGAGTTTCATATGTGCGCCGTGTGCATCGAGTCCTACAAGGTGGGAGACGTCGTGACCGTGCTGACATGTGGCCACATCTTTCACAAAACCTGCATCGAGCCCTGGCTGCTGGACAAAAGAACCTGCCCCATGTGCAAGTGCGACATTCTGAAGGCGCTGGGAGTGGAGGACGAGCCCAAAGAGGCCTTTTCTGCTCAGTCACCACCAGATGCCACTGTCATCACGGTGACGGGGGGAGAAGCCATGTATGAAGTCCCGCTCACTGACCCAGGGAGTCCCAATCCGGAGAGACCGCAACATCTCTATGACAACAGGGCCTTTGAGGGAGACTCGGAGGCCGTGAGGGGCTGA
- the slc24a5 gene encoding LOW QUALITY PROTEIN: sodium/potassium/calcium exchanger 5 (The sequence of the model RefSeq protein was modified relative to this genomic sequence to represent the inferred CDS: inserted 1 base in 1 codon), giving the protein MICPQIISPSLCSLSCTGWSIEPVWSAKTYDSRLLFLTVIMNKAAAPQRKKRKDFIPYFLGFVIFLYCTVQLVSFTANAAQQKHRDRLRRALENETDCVPPQSSEFPDGXFTVQERKDGGLVIYFLIIFYMLLAVSIVCDDYFLPSLEVISERLGLSQDVAGATFMAAGSSAPELVTAFLGVFVTKGDIGVSTIVGSAVYNLLGICAACGLLTTVAGRLTCWPLFRDCLAYGISVTAVIAIIYDNKVYWYDAASLLLVYMVYIVVLCFDLRISEFVLRRVSPCCTCLAKGSEKERRPLVGWSDDTSLRVHSRSRTDSGIFQDESGFSHLSLSLHGLNEIPEEQKSVFAMPESDLKRIFWVLSLPIITLLFLTTPDCRRSFWKKWFMVTFFMSAVWISGFTYILVWMVTVVGETLGIPDTVMGLTLLAAGTSIPDTVASVMVAREGKSDMAMSNIVGSNVFDMLCLGLPWFIKTAFVDTNNPVEVNSSGLVFISSTLLLSIVFLFVAIHINGWKLDWKLGIVCLICYILFATLSILYELGIIGNNPIKLCGD; this is encoded by the exons ATGATTTGCCCCCAGataatctctccctctctctgcagccTGTCGTGCACTGGATGGAGCATTGAGCCCGTTTGGTCTGCAAAAACTTATGATTCCAGGCTGTTATTTCTCACGGTGATCATGAACAAGGCTGCAGCTccgcagaggaagaagagaaaagatTTCATACCTTATTTCCTGGGATTTGTGATCTTTTTGTATTGCACCGTCCAGCTGGTGTCATTTACAGCCAACGCAGCGCAGCAGAAGCACCGTGACCGGCTGCGCAGAGCTCTGG agAATGAGACAGACTGCGTCCCTCCTCAGTCCTCAGAGTTCCCCGACG TTTTCACGGTGCAGGAGAGGAAAGATGGAGGCCTGGTCATTTACTTCTTGATCATCTTCTACATGCTGCTGGCCGTCTCCATCGTCTGCGACGATTATTTTCTCCCATCTTTAGAGGTGATCAGTGAAC GTCTGGGGTTGTCTCAGGATGTGGCAGGAGCCACGTTTATGGCAGCCGGGAGCTCTGCGCCTGAACTGGTCACCGCCTTTCTGG GTGTGTTTGTGACGAAGGGAGACATCGGCGTCAGCACCATCGTGGGGTCGGCGGTCTACAACCTGTTAGGAATCTGCGCCGCGTGTGGACTCTTGACCACTGTG GCAGGACGTCTCACCTGCTGGCCTCTGTTCAGGGACTGCCTGGCATATGGCATCAGTGTCACCGCTGTTATTGCCATCATTTATGACAACAAAGTGTACTG GTACGACGCCGCCTCTCTCCTCCTGGTCTACATGGTGTACATCGTGGTTCTGTGTTTCGACCTCCGCATCAGCGAGTTTGTGCTGAGGCGGGTGAGCCCCTGCTGCACCTGCTTGGCTAAAGGCTCCGAGAAGGAGAGGCGGCCTCTGGTGGGCTGGAGCGACGACACCAGCCTGCGGGTCCACAGCCGCTCTAGAACCGACAGCGGGATCTTCCAGGACGAGTCCGGCTTCTCTCACCTGTCCCTCAGCCTGCACGGCCTCAATGAGATTCCCGAAG agcagaaaaGCGTGTTTGCCATGCCTGAGAGCGACCTGAAACGGATTTTCTGGGTTTTGTCTCTGCCCATCATCACTCTGCTCTTCCTGACCACCCCCGACTGCAGGAGAAGCTTCTGGAAGAAATGGTTCATGGTAACCTTCTTCATGTCGGCCGTGTGGATCTCGGGTTTCACCTACATACTCGTGTGGATGGTCACCGTTGTCG GCGAGACCCTCGGCATCCCCGACACCGTTATGGGGCTCACACTCCTGGCTGCTGGGACCAGTATCCCCGACACCGTGGCCAGTGTGATGGTGGCCAGAGAAG GGAAGTCCGACATGGCCATGTCCAACATCGTGGGCTCCAATGTCTTTGACATGCTGTGCCTGGGCCTGCCGTGGTTCATCAAGACCGCCTTTGTGGACACCAACAACCCCGTGGAGGTCAATAGCTCCGGACTGGTCTTCATTTCCAGCACGCTGCTCCTCTCAATCGTCTTCCTCTTTGTAGCCATTCATATTAACGGGTGGAAGTTGGACTGGAAGCTGGGAATTGTGTGTCTGATCTGCTACATCCTCTTTGCAACTTTATCAATCCTGTATGAACTGGGGATTATTGGGAATAATCCCATAAAACTGTGCGGGGACTGA